Part of the Brachyhypopomus gauderio isolate BG-103 chromosome 17, BGAUD_0.2, whole genome shotgun sequence genome, gtgctgtgtgttgtaGCTGGATTACACTGGCGTTGAAATGAGCAGCCCGTGTTTCAACTGCTCCCAGACCTACAGCTGGAATAACTCCTGCAAGTGCTCCGTGTCCTTCACCCTAGATCAGGCGTTTGAGGTGAACTTCACCAGCTCACACCTGAGAGGCCTGGCAAACAACCTGCTTACATGCTTACAGTACAGTACATTACATTCCAATTGCTTACAATGGTTCCTCTAATGCAAGTTATCCCataaaaacagaaacaaacagaaaaagtGAACTTACCGTGAACATTGTTTGCCCTTGGCTTCCTAtcattgttttgttgtgttttagAGGTTATTGTATTCCTGTGAACTGTGTTTGCCAACAATAtaaagtatatacagtataaattCAGTATATTACTCAGTTAACCGCCTCTCTCTCTTATTGGGCTTATTGGTCGAGTtcccaacaacaaaaaaacaacaaaatttctTTGAAAAATAAAATTCTGAATAGTTCGACTGACAAATAGAGACCTGACGCAAACTCTTCTTTTTATAAAGCAAGTTAACTGTTAATTTTGCTCTTAACCAACCAATTGTTGAAGGTAAATTGACATCTTGACAAATTGTAATGAGTTTCCAGACTGAAAGATAATACTGTGATTACCCCCATAAAGGAATCGATTGATATGTGCCTAAGTACGGACTGTGTTGAAAACATCAGTTCTCATATTGATGAGACAGAattgataataaaataaataaatacaaaataacATATCAAAATTAGTGGGTTTCTTGATGCTTGGGATCTAAAATTTAAAGTCCATAGTCAGAAATCAGGGTTGTTCTAGACACAGCCATGTAAAATATTTCTAGCCATATCAAATCGATCACTATAACATGTTTAAAATATTGCTAGAATCAAAGGCATGCTTTTATCTCCAGCAAGGCTGAGTACTGTAATGGTCTCCTAAATTGATTTCCTATAGAAGAGCATTCAGCATACAGCTTCTGTAGAATTATCTTGTTTGAGCTTTAACTAGGAAAAAGAGAACAGAACTCCATTTCTAAAATCTTTACACTAGCTTCCACCTATAGAATAGATTTGGAAGCCATACTGgcctttacatttttttattagaATTAGGCATGATTAGAATTTACGTGTTAGATTTAGAGCTTTATTTGGGCTGAGGGAGATTGCAGAGGGAACCTGTTGGAGACGGAGATTTCGTATATATTCTTAGAGCATAAACTCAGTAGGTCCCCCAAGATCCCTCGAGACACACCAGTTTGTAGAGCCCAGAATTCAAACTAAACACAGTGAAGCAGTGGGTAGCTCGGATGCTGCACACAGGTggaactaaatttaagacaaacTGAAATAtgccaaaaatatatatatataaatatgtaaatatggatataaaatgttgtatcctgtttaaaacatttttattgtgCCTGTAGTATTTAGACTCCTTCTGCACCAATACATTTTTTTGTATaatgtatatttaaatatatattaaagttTATAAAGTTTTTAACATTTCCtaattttgtaattttttttaattgcctTGTCACATTTAGATGATCAAAGGGATGAACATCAGTCTTTGTAAAACCTTCAGTTACTGTAGCGCATAATTAAAACAGGCTCTGCTGCTGAAGTGAACAGGTTTCATGTGCTCCTGTCTTTTAGAGCAACGTGTTTATGTACTACGGGCTGTCCAACTTCTATCAGAACCACAGACGGTATGTCAAGTCTAGGGATGACAGTCAGCTGAATGGAGACAAAAACTACTTAACTGTAAGTTGTTGGAGGTTGTTTGCTAATCTTTACTATATGGATATAATACACTTTTTATATactgattaattttttttgttttatattttatgctGGAAAAGAATCCAAGCAAAGAGTGTGACCCATACCGCATGAATGACAAGACTCCCATTGCACCATGCGGCGCTATTGCCAACAGTCTTTTTAATGGTAATAAAAGTAAAACACATCGAGCTTGATGTCTAGATATGCAAATGCACCTTTTACATCTTGTATGAATGATGAAACGTTAATATTTCACTCTGCTACTTTGTAACTCGTGTTGCATTTTCAGACACCTTGACACTGTACTATGTCCACCCAAATGGTAGCAAGACTGCAATCCCCCTTGTGAGAAAAGACATTGCTTGGTGGACCGACAAGCATGTTAAGTTCAGGAATCCTGCAGGAAGCAACGATAACCTCACAATAGCATTCCAAGGTATCTGAACATTTTGAATTGAATAAAACTTTACAGAGAAGCACTTGGTGGTAACAGTTTGATGCATCTGATCCCCTTCCCCTGGAAATATGACTAGTCTGATATTTCCAAAAATATTCATAATATTCCATAAACAGTTCCTTATATTGAAACTTTCTCAGATAATAACCATTCCAATTTTATTTTCTGGAAATGCTGTGATGATCTGCTGTAATAGtctgtcttttgtcttttttttttttgttgttgtagaCACCGCTAAACCCATCAACTGGCACAAGCCAGTCTTTGAGCTAGATCCCAGTGATCCTGATAATAACGGTTTCATCAATGAGGACTTCATCGTGTGGATGAGAACAGCTGCTCTGCCCACCTTTAGAAAGCTGTACCGCATTATCCAGAGAAAGGACACCCTGACTCCAGCCCTAGCCCCTGGGAACTACACCCTGGACATCGCTTACAGTATCCTTCCAGTTGATGCCAGTTGATGAATAAAGGCTTATTATTTTTGCCTTATTGTCCATTGAATTTTTAACATGTTTGGCAatgtaagtttttttttatcaggaAATACACTCTTTACAATATGACTTTCAAAAGGTGAATGTGTGCTTTGTAATTTATACCATGATGTAATGACCTCTATGAGCCAATTAATGCAGGTCCTTTAGAGTCTGAAATGTGCATTATCGTGTAGAGTAAGCTTTATTTATATCTACAGAGAAGGTTTAAAACACAGAGTTGTAAACCATAATGTTGGCCATAATGTTCCTTAATGATGTAAATCCAGACTACCCAGTGCGGAGCTTCGATGGCCGCAAACGCATGATCCTCAGCACAATCTCGTGGATGGGTGGGAAGAACCCATTTTTGGGCATTGCCTACATCACCGTGGGATCCGTGTGTTTCTTCCTTGGTGTAGTTCTATTGGTAATCCACCACAAATACGGCAACCGCAGCAACAACGCCGAGATCCCCAACTAGAGCTTCGAGACTACTGTGGCTCCTGTTTTAGACCCGAATGCTGGTGTCAGACTTTTGCACAATGCTCCCGTGAGGTCTGACTTCAGCTCTTACCTCATGGCAGATTGCAATCCTACGCGCGTACATAGATCATCTTGAGTTCATACACAAATCATTTCATGGTTATGAAATAGATACTTTTTAAGTATCTATGGTGTGTTTAGGTATTCAAAAAAGTTCACATATTCAAAATATGACCAGAGCACTAGTCATTGGTTTAACAACAGAACATGAATATGTTAAAGGGATTTAAAGGCcttcttattttattttttttgtctggGGGGAAAAAAGTATTACTGACACTGTGTTTCAAGTCTTGTGTAAGTGTATTGCAGAGGCTCCTAAAAACACTCACAAAATTGAGTGTGCATCATTATTCAGCCAGATTACATTCAAAATAGTCTTGCATTTGTGCAAAGAGATGGGATATTGCTTTAAAATGCTTGTGCTATGCTGGAGTGCTTGTCCATTTGAGATGCTGGCAAGTGGACTCTGAATGAAGGATGTTTGTAAACATAATGATGTGCTTTATTATGCATGTAAACAGCCCTAATTGGAGTTGAATCCTATGGCTCCTAACCCTAGCATCTGTCTCCAGGTCTGTATATCCCATGTTTGAGGAATGCTGTGAATTTTACAGCTGTGTACAAATAAGGAAATCAAAAACGTTGCTGTTTAAAGGTATTAGTATTCTTAGCTAAGTGGTTAGCTTTAACCAGCTTTAGCAGGTCTGTGTGAATGTATAATTGCATGGACTGAATTGCAGTACTTGAAAATACAACTTCTGTCATTAGCATTTGGAATGGTaaaggtttgtgtgtgcactAGCATGTAGTATTGTGTGTTTCATCTAATCTTCAGCACTTTTCCCTCTTCTGTACCTCTTACAATAACCAGGGTTCACACActttaacaaatgttattttattactaGGAATAGTTTTAACTTCACAGATAGATTTTtcccatttacatttatggcatttagcaggcGCTCTtttccagagcgacttacaaagtgctttgcatctgttcacagagtTCCCCTTCAACCTCTCAACTTGTTTTGATTGGATTCCTTACTCCCattctttatttctttgtttgATGGGAACCAGTCCATACGGTTATGTCTTACTTCTTTGTCTAAGAGTATGTGAGTGTGGTTAATGTCCTTTAATACCGTCATATATAATTGGTGGAGATACATTAGTCAAAGTCTAATGTGCAAGGTGGAGTTGTCGTCATTTCAATCTAATAGACATACGGAATTGTATCCcatgtaaacattttatttcattggaCCAAAGTAACCAaagtgtttttctttgtttcctgTACACtgatgttttttatttattacatgCTACTGTGCTCTGTATGCTACTGTGATCTGTAAGGTCCAACAGTGACCTGGATCTCTTATGCAGCAGTAATAAATGTTATTTGATTCCTTTCAAAGTGTATACCAAATAGTACCATGAAGATAATGCAACTGAACAAACTTTTTAAAGAGCTTTTTCCACagtaaaatatataaaagtataaatgtTAGCTTAAATAACTACTATGCGGCCTGTTTTGACGTCCTCGGAGAACTATTTAAAGATGAACACATTCCCCAGAACTACACTCCTACCTTAGTCCTCTAGATGGAGACAAGAACACACGTGGTGCTTGTAGGCGGAGACGACCCACCGGAAATGGTCATGTTCGCTAGGAATCTCGGGAAAATACAGGAAGCGTCTCAAAAGTGTCCTTGTGTTTGCTTGCAATATAACGTTTAACCATGTTTAGACACTTTGTGGTAAGTAAGACCATCAACTGGCTGATTTATATTTACGTTTCTGCAGTCGGTCTGGTTTGCTTTGTAACTGACTTGACGGTAGAGTTGAAACTGAGATGGGCTGCACGACCTCTAGTATTAAATGTTCTCTCTGGTTTACTAGAGTTACTAGACCTACATTACTGCAGGTGGGAGTTTAAATCTCTGGTTTACTAGAGTTACTAGACCTACATTACTGCAGGTGGGAGTTTAAATCTCTCTGGTTTACTAGAGTCACTAGACCTACATTACTGCAGGTGGGAGATTGAATCTCTCTGGTTTACTAGAGTTACTAGACCTACATTACTGCAGGTGGGAGATTAAATCTCTCTGGTTTACTAGTTCTAGACCTACATTACTGCAGGTGGGAGTTTAAATCACGTTATTGATGTACGTGTTCACCTTTTAAAAACAAATAGACGAGACACGATACGTTCATCCACATTAGCTGGCATAGTTACTAGTTGTCCACCACTCACAATAATTTGCTGATAGAAGACATTAGCTAGCTAATAAATAATATCTATTTAAATAGCTAGTTTATCTTTCACATTATCCAGTACTTTGTAGCTATCTTGTATAACCCAGCTAAATCTAGTAATGTCGTCAGGTTATGTGTGGAACCTGCATGAGGAGTTGTGCTTCACATCATGTAGTTACCACAATAAAACACAGATGAAGGGGCACTGACAGGCGTGTAATCTGAAACCCACTGCGTTAATCCAGGGAGGACACTAGACGGTCCACATTCCGCTCTTAACTCTGgtcccaacaccaacaccatgtTTTCCGTGTCCCTGGTTGCTTTAGTGTCGAGTGTTAGGACTGAGAATATATGTAGTTTCTAAGATGCATTCTGAAGACAGATGAGACAGTAATTTATAATAATGTAACCTGTATTCTCACCAGGCTCTGCGGCAGGTTTCCAGACGAACCTTTTCTAGTTCTGCGTCCAGGCAGGTCAACAACAAAGTTCCAGCTAATCAGAAGCTGTTtcaggtacgtgtgtgtgatggccAGTTGCTCCTTGTCTTTCACTCAACATTTAAAACTCCCTTTAGTTATAGTTTAGTCTAGTGATGTTGTACTATATTTTTTTCTAAACTCTCTGTAAACTTTCTGCTAGAATGAATTTATGTTGTTATGGTAACTGCATATTTCCTAAAGGAAGAGTTGTGTGACtgtcaagagagagagatgcacaaaaaaacactgaaatattTGGAGCCCTTAGAAAACCTCCCAAGTTTGCTGTTGTCAGCGATGAAACAATCTAAATATTTGACCAAATGTTGAAGCCATTACTGCCACAGGCATTTTTGTTTCTATAACATTTCGATGATTTTGACAACAGGCTCAGTATGGCCCCATTTTTTCTGATGGTGTTCATTTAATGTGTTCACCCACAAATAACTACTTGATAATGGTTAGGGTTAAATTGTgttatacatttaaaatattccTTTTTACTAAAACTTCagatttcacattgttttcagcTTTTTCAttgatatttttgtattttttttctttctatagGAGATCAGATAAGTATATAGTGCTGTGATCTGTTTCTGTAGAATTCAACTATTCAAGGGTCTGGATTCACTAAACACTGATGTGCATGTGATGTGGTGCAATGTGATGCTCACAAAGAGATGCAAATCCAACGATTAAAGGTTTATTCGCTGCTGTATGTAGTAACACTTTAGCAGCAGTAACATTGTTTTAGATGCAGACACATTTTGCTTCTTTAGGACAAGAGCTAAGGAATggcttttgtttgtgtttttgcttgTCCTTCTAAAATTTTAAGTGCTTGTTAAAGGTCTCCATTCAAATGAATCGACGATACAAAGTACAAGGAAGTATTAATGTCACAGATATGTGAATCATGAGGAAAATAGACCATGCACATGTTTCCTATAACTGTCAGTATCCAAAATGTGCTCTCCAGTTTTGTGTGCAGTATAAGAGAACCCTTTCTGGTTTTCCAGGAGGACAATGGCATACCTGTTCATCTGAAGGGAGGGGCCAAAGATGCTCTCTTGTACAGAGCA contains:
- the tmem30aa gene encoding transmembrane protein 30Aa gives rise to the protein MMASSYNAKEEDGHHSGAVGPGGPGTAKTKKPDNTAFKQQRLPAWQPILTAGTVLPAFFVIGLIFIPIGIGLFVTSNNIREFELDYTGVEMSSPCFNCSQTYSWNNSCKCSVSFTLDQAFESNVFMYYGLSNFYQNHRRYVKSRDDSQLNGDKNYLTNPSKECDPYRMNDKTPIAPCGAIANSLFNDTLTLYYVHPNGSKTAIPLVRKDIAWWTDKHVKFRNPAGSNDNLTIAFQDTAKPINWHKPVFELDPSDPDNNGFINEDFIVWMRTAALPTFRKLYRIIQRKDTLTPALAPGNYTLDIAYNYPVRSFDGRKRMILSTISWMGGKNPFLGIAYITVGSVCFFLGVVLLVIHHKYGNRSNNAEIPN
- the cox7a2a gene encoding cytochrome c oxidase subunit 7A2a is translated as MFRHFVALRQVSRRTFSSSASRQVNNKVPANQKLFQEDNGIPVHLKGGAKDALLYRATMALTVLGSGLVVYKLFEVAMPSKKE